The Acetomicrobium flavidum genome window below encodes:
- a CDS encoding MFS transporter: protein MIFATVSVALMLSSISATSIAVAFPIITSYFMVPLTIAGWIISVYQLGFTVTMPIIGKVSDVFSRKSTFIVCLVLFIVSSAMCAVAKNIEMLIFFRLVQAFGGGGFMPSAVGIISEVFPESRQKMIGLFSSIFPIGQIIGPNVGGWLVDSFGWRSVFLINIPIGLFALILSVFLLPAGERKKGSIDFLGTGLLGMSLAMLMLGLTFLGYGSAAKWAWPSFVASVVLAFLLLRHENKVSDPILDLDILKRKPFVAANFYNLIYGGAVVGVLSLIPTYATAIYGMTPSECGLLLTPRSVGMIIASVLTSIYIMEWGYRWPLIIGNTATVVGLYLLGLEPASVLFLYLIMFLLGAGVGVLSPTANNACIELLPDRAATITGIRGMFRQMGGALSVTIATLVVETVGDPSRGFAIVFFGLAIAFIAAMPLIFMMPSRPGAGVERSGHALKRQEATAKERVQ from the coding sequence ATGATATTTGCGACGGTGAGCGTGGCCTTGATGCTTTCTTCGATTAGCGCTACGTCCATCGCCGTGGCTTTTCCCATAATTACGTCCTATTTCATGGTGCCATTGACCATAGCCGGCTGGATCATAAGCGTCTATCAGCTGGGCTTTACCGTTACGATGCCCATAATAGGCAAGGTTAGCGACGTGTTCAGCAGAAAGTCGACCTTTATTGTTTGTCTAGTGCTGTTCATCGTCTCCTCGGCGATGTGCGCTGTTGCCAAAAACATCGAGATGTTGATATTTTTTCGCCTGGTGCAGGCCTTTGGCGGAGGCGGATTCATGCCATCGGCCGTGGGCATCATATCCGAAGTCTTTCCCGAGTCGAGGCAAAAGATGATCGGGCTGTTTAGCAGCATCTTTCCGATAGGCCAGATCATAGGGCCAAACGTGGGGGGATGGCTGGTCGATTCCTTCGGCTGGAGGTCCGTGTTTTTAATCAACATACCCATAGGCTTGTTTGCCTTGATTTTGTCAGTCTTTCTTCTTCCTGCAGGCGAGCGGAAAAAGGGCAGCATAGACTTCCTTGGAACGGGGCTGTTGGGAATGTCTCTTGCAATGCTGATGCTTGGGCTGACGTTTTTGGGCTACGGCTCGGCGGCAAAGTGGGCATGGCCGTCCTTTGTGGCGTCCGTTGTCCTTGCCTTCTTGCTTTTAAGGCATGAAAATAAGGTCTCAGATCCCATCCTGGACCTCGATATCCTTAAAAGAAAGCCCTTTGTGGCGGCAAATTTTTATAACCTCATATACGGCGGTGCCGTGGTGGGCGTGTTGTCGCTTATTCCTACGTACGCTACGGCGATCTATGGCATGACGCCCTCGGAGTGTGGCCTGCTTCTTACGCCCAGGTCGGTGGGCATGATAATAGCCTCGGTCTTGACCAGCATCTACATCATGGAGTGGGGTTATCGCTGGCCGCTCATCATAGGCAACACAGCGACAGTCGTGGGGCTCTATTTGCTGGGCCTGGAGCCTGCCAGCGTGCTGTTTTTGTACCTCATCATGTTTCTGTTGGGCGCAGGTGTGGGGGTGTTGTCGCCGACGGCAAACAACGCCTGCATTGAGCTTCTTCCCGACAGGGCTGCTACCATAACCGGCATCAGGGGCATGTTTCGACAAATGGGCGGCGCGCTTAGCGTGACCATAGCCACATTGGTCGTCGAGACGGTTGGCGACCCCTCCCGGGGATTTGCCATCGTCTTTTTTGGCCTTGCCATTGCCTTCATCGCGGCAATGCCCTTGATCTTCATGATGCCAAGCAGGCCTGGCGCGGGAGTCGAGCGAAGCGGGCATGCTTTGAAACGCCAGGAGGCGACGGCGAAGGAACGGGTACAATGA
- a CDS encoding M20/M25/M40 family metallo-hydrolase: protein MSVDDRIYKELIELVRIPSVTGSEGEVEIARHIYDSLKKERYFMEHPGHLNIVPGPDGHRHSVVALVRSSLNVSDTVLFIGHLDVVGAEVYGDLADKAFDPEALAQAMASRPMDGQARADLESGNWIFGRGVMDMKCGVALELDLLKEFARTPSLFGVNVVVALVFDEEGSSQGMISALPFLADLAEQEGLHFIGAVNTEPTDAGLPGAPGPGYFLSTMGKALVMTYVIGKEAHGGSYFGGLSASLLQSFIDLEIEARPEVCDVLGASVTLPPFVLNRECRQKEVYSVSIPHLSMAYFNVFTVTRTPGDVLELFKEAAGRGVKKALDYIDASYKEMKSFGYAGAARERADVSIIDFAELRRQAARNYPGDFEGAEREMALKLKSSGKDLREQGIALLEWEMSWRDKKGPAIIIGFLPPFMPHRSNYGRTEVELRFNRAVEATVSYAENVFGRRLMECPAFGGLCDLSYIGCEIDEGERQTLKENTPGWGVIYDLPFDLMEKLNMPIINLGPLGRGAHTWLERLERDYALGELPQLLRQFLRELAREGH, encoded by the coding sequence ATGTCTGTGGATGACCGCATATACAAGGAGCTGATCGAGCTTGTTCGCATTCCAAGCGTCACGGGTTCCGAGGGTGAAGTCGAGATAGCAAGGCACATATATGATAGCCTGAAGAAAGAACGCTACTTCATGGAACATCCGGGCCACTTAAATATTGTGCCCGGCCCTGACGGCCATCGCCATTCGGTCGTTGCCTTGGTTCGTTCTTCCTTGAACGTGTCCGACACCGTCCTTTTCATCGGACATTTAGACGTGGTGGGGGCTGAAGTGTACGGAGACTTGGCGGACAAGGCCTTTGACCCCGAGGCCTTGGCGCAAGCTATGGCGAGCCGACCCATGGATGGGCAGGCAAGGGCCGACCTTGAAAGCGGCAACTGGATCTTTGGCCGTGGCGTCATGGACATGAAGTGCGGTGTGGCCCTGGAGCTTGACTTGCTCAAGGAATTTGCCCGCACCCCCTCGCTTTTTGGCGTTAATGTCGTCGTTGCTTTGGTCTTTGACGAGGAGGGATCAAGCCAGGGCATGATTTCGGCCTTGCCCTTTTTGGCGGATTTGGCCGAGCAGGAAGGGTTGCATTTTATCGGTGCCGTAAACACCGAGCCGACCGATGCCGGCCTTCCCGGTGCCCCAGGGCCCGGATATTTTTTAAGCACCATGGGAAAGGCTTTGGTGATGACCTACGTCATAGGAAAAGAAGCGCACGGTGGAAGCTATTTTGGCGGACTTAGCGCGTCGCTTTTGCAGAGCTTCATCGACCTGGAAATTGAAGCGCGCCCCGAGGTTTGCGACGTCCTTGGTGCAAGCGTCACGTTGCCGCCCTTTGTGCTCAACCGCGAATGCAGGCAAAAGGAAGTGTACTCGGTTTCCATTCCCCACCTGAGCATGGCCTACTTCAACGTCTTTACCGTAACTCGAACGCCCGGCGACGTGCTTGAGCTCTTTAAGGAGGCTGCCGGCAGGGGGGTAAAAAAGGCCTTAGACTACATCGACGCTTCCTATAAGGAAATGAAGAGTTTTGGCTACGCTGGAGCGGCACGGGAAAGAGCCGACGTTTCGATAATTGACTTTGCGGAGCTTCGCCGTCAGGCGGCCCGCAACTACCCCGGCGACTTTGAAGGGGCAGAACGCGAGATGGCCTTAAAGCTCAAATCATCAGGCAAGGACTTAAGGGAGCAAGGCATTGCATTACTTGAATGGGAGATGTCCTGGCGGGATAAAAAAGGGCCTGCCATTATAATAGGGTTTCTGCCTCCGTTTATGCCCCATCGATCAAATTACGGCCGAACGGAGGTGGAACTGCGTTTTAATCGTGCTGTCGAGGCTACGGTATCTTACGCCGAAAACGTCTTTGGCAGGCGCTTGATGGAGTGTCCCGCCTTTGGGGGTTTGTGCGACTTAAGCTACATAGGTTGCGAAATAGATGAAGGCGAAAGGCAGACCTTGAAGGAAAACACCCCCGGTTGGGGCGTTATATACGACCTTCCCTTTGATCTGATGGAAAAGCTTAACATGCCCATAATAAACCTGGGCCCCTTGGGGAGGGGAGCACATACGTGGCTTGAAAGGCTTGAGCGCGATTACGCCTTGGGCGAGCTGCCTCAGCTGCTGCGACAGTTTCTAAGGGAGCTGGCACGGGAAGGTCATTGA
- a CDS encoding UPF0175 family protein: MSGFELELPDDLVMSIKLPREEMPARLKRELALRLYEKGLLSFGKARELAGMTKWEFSKLLGEEDIVRHYDLEELSEDLKVLEELD; this comes from the coding sequence ATGTCCGGATTTGAATTAGAGTTACCCGATGATTTGGTCATGTCCATAAAGCTTCCCAGAGAAGAGATGCCTGCACGGCTAAAAAGAGAGCTTGCCTTAAGATTATATGAGAAAGGTCTTTTAAGTTTTGGAAAGGCTCGCGAGCTTGCAGGGATGACAAAGTGGGAGTTCTCCAAACTTTTGGGGGAAGAAGATATCGTGCGTCATTACGATCTTGAAGAGTTAAGCGAAGATCTAAAGGTTTTGGAGGAATTAGATTGA
- a CDS encoding tyrosine-type recombinase/integrase, which yields MSDAPKNAGFPRCLVDVMEEKGKIVLFNEKFASWEEALEAFILFRKAEGYSKRTIEDYRYHIAHLFKERPQAWDPACPSKAKAAVLSYLAQDGIAPATFNLRLNYIKAFFSWLVAEGAFPENPAWGIKRRKAEPRIVQHPAEVLEKLLKLPDKSTYCGKRDYALICLSIDTAIRPGEALALTLDDVDLDDLTVLVRASVSKTRKSRILPFSLETAKALQAMISMRPKEWDTKLLFTNHEGDMLTVSGWRQKLQRHYAPKLGLKRLSPYDLRHDAAVYFLRNGMNPFALQAIMGHSNLETTKHYIALVEADIREAQEKASPVRRLIGKNKRVR from the coding sequence TTGTCCGACGCTCCTAAAAACGCAGGCTTTCCGAGATGTCTGGTTGATGTTATGGAAGAAAAGGGAAAGATTGTACTGTTTAACGAGAAATTTGCCTCATGGGAGGAGGCGCTCGAGGCGTTTATCCTCTTCAGGAAGGCCGAAGGATACTCGAAGCGGACGATCGAGGACTACCGCTACCACATCGCGCACCTGTTTAAAGAACGCCCGCAGGCCTGGGACCCGGCATGCCCGAGCAAGGCCAAGGCGGCGGTGCTTTCCTATCTGGCCCAGGACGGCATCGCTCCCGCCACGTTTAATCTGAGGCTGAACTACATAAAGGCCTTCTTCTCCTGGCTGGTGGCTGAAGGCGCTTTCCCGGAAAATCCGGCATGGGGGATCAAAAGAAGGAAGGCCGAACCGAGGATCGTCCAGCATCCGGCGGAAGTCTTGGAAAAGCTGCTTAAGCTTCCGGACAAGTCGACTTACTGCGGCAAGCGCGACTACGCCCTTATATGCCTTTCGATCGACACGGCGATAAGGCCGGGCGAGGCGCTGGCTTTGACCCTTGACGACGTGGATTTAGACGATCTGACCGTGCTGGTTCGAGCCTCCGTCTCAAAGACGCGAAAAAGCAGGATATTGCCCTTTTCTCTTGAGACGGCAAAGGCCCTGCAGGCCATGATCTCAATGCGGCCGAAGGAGTGGGACACGAAGCTGCTTTTTACCAACCACGAGGGAGACATGTTAACCGTTTCCGGCTGGAGGCAGAAGCTGCAGAGGCACTACGCGCCAAAGCTCGGCCTTAAGCGCCTTTCGCCCTATGACCTGCGCCACGACGCGGCCGTTTATTTCCTTAGAAACGGCATGAACCCGTTTGCCCTTCAGGCCATCATGGGACATTCAAACTTAGAGACCACGAAGCATTACATAGCGCTGGTCGAGGCCGACATCCGCGAGGCACAGGAAAAGGCATCGCCGGTGAGAAGATTGATAGGGAAGAACAAGAGGGTGAGGTAA
- a CDS encoding class I SAM-dependent methyltransferase, with the protein MPSSFNILIPQKASSSQGAQIQPKGPCPPLFGLHAGHGDKAQRAGVGVQRYAWGGIIFLSKIAEGAKAKMRNLYNRALRKIIKKSFPIWQRLGFHITTNHFYEPIPDTRTLKEELWSNLSDLVGIDVNEIKQFELLHYFSAKFKKEYEAFPRYKTPIPHQYYVNNGAFESVDGEILYCMIRYFKPKKIIEIGSGNSTYLSAQAILANEKEDKNYRCKLIAIEPYPNSVLRAGFPGLSELIPEKVQDIPLSKFSELGENDILFIDSSHVLKIGSDVQYEFLEIIPRLNKGVVIHIHDVFLPSEYPKEWVLNRRIFYTEQYLLQAFLAFNSKFEVLWAGSYMHLKYPERLEKAFSSYNRNKVWPGSFWIRRKE; encoded by the coding sequence TTGCCTTCAAGTTTTAATATTTTAATACCACAAAAAGCTTCTAGCTCGCAAGGCGCACAGATACAGCCTAAGGGCCCTTGCCCGCCGCTATTTGGTCTCCATGCAGGCCATGGAGATAAGGCTCAAAGAGCTGGGGTTGGTGTGCAAAGATATGCATGGGGCGGTATAATTTTTCTATCAAAAATAGCGGAAGGAGCAAAAGCAAAAATGAGGAATTTATATAATCGTGCACTTAGGAAAATTATCAAGAAATCTTTCCCAATTTGGCAAAGACTTGGATTCCACATTACCACAAATCACTTTTATGAACCTATACCAGATACTAGAACTTTAAAGGAAGAGCTGTGGTCAAATTTATCCGATCTAGTTGGCATTGATGTTAATGAAATTAAACAATTTGAACTCTTGCATTATTTTTCTGCTAAATTTAAGAAAGAGTATGAAGCATTTCCTAGATATAAGACTCCAATTCCTCACCAGTACTACGTAAATAATGGGGCTTTTGAATCTGTAGATGGTGAAATCTTGTATTGTATGATTCGCTATTTTAAGCCAAAAAAAATTATCGAGATTGGGTCCGGTAATTCTACGTATTTATCTGCACAAGCTATCCTTGCAAATGAAAAGGAGGATAAAAATTATAGATGTAAATTAATAGCAATCGAGCCATATCCAAATAGTGTTTTACGGGCTGGTTTCCCCGGTCTATCTGAATTAATACCCGAAAAAGTTCAGGATATTCCTTTATCGAAATTCAGTGAATTAGGAGAGAATGATATTCTTTTTATTGATTCAAGTCATGTACTAAAAATTGGCAGTGATGTGCAATATGAATTTCTTGAAATAATCCCTAGGCTTAATAAAGGCGTTGTTATCCATATTCACGATGTGTTTTTACCCTCGGAGTATCCTAAAGAATGGGTGTTAAATAGGCGTATATTTTATACAGAACAGTACCTACTCCAAGCCTTTCTTGCTTTTAATAGCAAGTTTGAAGTTTTATGGGCTGGCAGTTATATGCACCTAAAATATCCAGAAAGGTTAGAAAAGGCATTTAGTTCTTATAACAGAAACAAAGTTTGGCCTGGCAGTTTCTGGATAAGAAGAAAAGAGTAA
- a CDS encoding ZIP family metal transporter, with protein MPVNLAQAFIGLSPVVQALLATLFTWGVTALGAAAVFLTKEVSKKLLDSMLAFAGGVMIAASYWSLLAPAIEMSEGKGIPSWIPPAVGFLAGGVFMRAIDMVLPHLHIGLERSDAEGIQTSWRRSTLLVLAITLHNIPEGLAVGVAFGALAYGLPTASLAGAVSLALGIGLQNFPEGFAVSMPLRREGVSPRKCFMMGQMSAVVEPIAGVIGAWAVMIAQPILPYALAFAAGAMIFVVVEEVIPEAQRSGETNITTMAAMLGFTIMMVLDVALG; from the coding sequence ATGCCCGTGAACCTGGCTCAGGCTTTTATCGGCTTAAGTCCTGTGGTGCAGGCGTTATTGGCGACGCTTTTTACCTGGGGTGTTACGGCCCTTGGTGCTGCAGCGGTGTTTTTGACCAAAGAGGTGAGCAAAAAGCTGCTTGACAGCATGCTTGCCTTTGCCGGGGGCGTCATGATAGCGGCAAGCTACTGGTCCTTGCTTGCGCCCGCTATAGAGATGTCCGAGGGAAAGGGCATTCCGTCGTGGATTCCGCCTGCCGTGGGTTTTTTGGCTGGCGGGGTGTTCATGCGGGCCATCGATATGGTCCTTCCTCACCTTCACATAGGGTTGGAAAGGTCCGATGCCGAGGGAATCCAGACATCGTGGCGGCGCAGCACCTTGCTGGTGCTTGCCATAACTCTTCATAACATCCCCGAAGGCCTGGCTGTCGGCGTTGCCTTTGGAGCGCTTGCGTACGGGCTGCCCACGGCATCTCTGGCCGGAGCCGTATCTTTGGCGTTGGGCATCGGTCTTCAAAATTTCCCTGAAGGCTTTGCCGTCTCAATGCCCTTGCGCCGCGAGGGCGTTTCTCCAAGAAAATGCTTTATGATGGGTCAAATGTCGGCGGTGGTTGAACCCATCGCAGGCGTCATAGGCGCCTGGGCCGTGATGATCGCTCAGCCCATACTTCCTTACGCGCTTGCCTTTGCGGCGGGAGCGATGATATTCGTGGTGGTCGAAGAGGTCATCCCCGAAGCACAGCGTAGCGGTGAAACCAACATCACCACCATGGCTGCCATGCTAGGCTTTACCATAATGATGGTCTTGGATGTGGCGCTGGGGTAG
- a CDS encoding type II toxin-antitoxin system HicB family antitoxin encodes MRFTAVITKEGKWYIAHCVELGLVSQGRTIEEAQANLKEAVELYIESFGREDLLESSCEVILYPFEVAMGE; translated from the coding sequence ATGAGATTTACAGCGGTTATAACAAAAGAAGGAAAATGGTACATAGCTCATTGTGTTGAGCTTGGGCTTGTTAGCCAAGGAAGGACTATAGAGGAAGCTCAAGCGAACCTAAAAGAAGCTGTGGAGTTATATATAGAAAGCTTTGGGCGTGAGGATTTGCTGGAAAGTAGCTGTGAAGTGATACTATATCCCTTTGAGGTTGCTATGGGTGAGTAA
- a CDS encoding CdaR family transcriptional regulator — protein sequence MLNQVAQDIAVTVSDIIGHGVLVTDDRGIIIGCDDASRIGVCHIPSLEVMKSRKPLVTTEAEASKMSGVKPGFTLPILLAEEVVGSIAIAGDPDEVKKFGLLVQKQAEIMLRQQALIQQNMLRERALSDLAQSLASFNPAYGNETLILLQGEELGYDLKLCRIAMIVELESYVGEQVGSTMRRVLDRLKETFHHPKNVFCPLNSFSACAFLVNDRKLDDDKFERYVFELCRSCMSLLSKEGIAVSIGIGQPAKDIGELAESYRRAREALTLGKKIRQKGERCFSASDIIMECALASIPLKKQKDFVEQILGKLTAHPDSDQLIETFCAWCDHSFRTNEAAKSLSLHRNTLLYRLKKLESVTGLSPWNFKDCMKLAIAIFLKSLGSTITKPLNER from the coding sequence ATGTTAAATCAGGTGGCACAGGATATTGCCGTGACGGTAAGCGACATCATCGGCCACGGAGTCTTGGTTACCGACGACAGGGGGATCATAATCGGGTGCGACGATGCGTCTCGAATCGGAGTTTGCCACATACCTTCGCTTGAGGTCATGAAATCAAGGAAGCCCCTCGTGACCACCGAAGCCGAGGCATCAAAGATGTCCGGAGTAAAACCTGGTTTCACGCTGCCGATCTTACTGGCCGAAGAGGTTGTCGGGTCCATCGCCATAGCAGGCGACCCCGACGAGGTCAAAAAGTTCGGGTTGCTCGTGCAAAAGCAGGCTGAAATAATGTTACGACAACAGGCCCTCATACAGCAGAACATGCTTCGCGAAAGGGCGCTTTCCGATTTGGCCCAAAGCTTAGCGTCCTTCAACCCTGCCTACGGAAACGAGACGCTTATTTTGCTGCAGGGCGAAGAGCTCGGCTACGACCTTAAACTGTGCCGCATAGCTATGATCGTAGAGCTTGAATCCTACGTGGGCGAACAGGTGGGATCCACGATGCGCCGTGTGCTGGACCGCTTAAAAGAGACCTTTCACCATCCCAAAAACGTCTTTTGTCCCTTAAACAGCTTCTCTGCATGCGCATTTCTCGTCAACGACCGCAAGCTTGACGACGACAAATTTGAACGTTACGTCTTCGAGCTGTGCCGATCATGCATGAGCTTGCTTTCCAAAGAAGGCATTGCCGTCTCGATCGGCATCGGGCAACCGGCTAAAGACATCGGAGAGCTTGCCGAATCCTACAGGAGGGCCAGAGAGGCCTTGACCTTGGGCAAAAAGATTCGCCAAAAAGGCGAGCGCTGCTTTTCAGCAAGCGACATCATCATGGAATGCGCCCTCGCCTCCATCCCTTTAAAGAAACAAAAAGACTTCGTAGAGCAAATCCTCGGCAAGCTAACTGCCCATCCCGATTCTGACCAGCTCATCGAGACCTTTTGCGCCTGGTGCGACCATTCATTCAGGACGAACGAAGCCGCAAAAAGCCTATCGCTGCATCGAAACACCCTTCTTTATCGCCTCAAAAAGTTAGAGTCCGTCACCGGCCTTTCCCCCTGGAACTTCAAGGACTGCATGAAGCTTGCCATTGCAATCTTCCTCAAATCCTTGGGGTCTACCATTACAAAACCACTAAATGAACGGTAG
- a CDS encoding glycine/sarcosine/betaine reductase component B subunit, translating to MRLELHKVKVRDVRWGDVTKVQEGVLYVDKTSALEAVKDDAFAKVDLELARPGESIRIIPVKDCIQPRVKLSGGKEYFPGFCAPLQRAGSGATLVLDGAAVVTCGSIVAFQEGFIDMSGQGARYTPFSETNNVVLVVEPTDGLDKHKYEASLRTAGLKLAVYLAKCCMDSRADEIETFDKGPIAEENAKYPGLPRILYVCMSIAQGLLHDTYVYGTDVKMSFPFLLHPNEVLDGAVVSGNCVSACDKNTTYHHVDNPVVRDLYERHGKDLNFLGVVVSPESTVLAGKERNARMSAAIGAELGANGAVITEEGYGNPDTDLCLTAKYFEEAGIRTVVISDEAAGTDGKSQSLADATPEMNAFVSTGNVNEMIVVPPMEKVIGDPKAIALLSGGSAESLREDGSMYVELQSVIGSTVEIGYSRVGCEWV from the coding sequence ATGAGGTTGGAGTTACATAAGGTAAAGGTGCGCGACGTCCGTTGGGGCGACGTCACCAAGGTCCAAGAAGGAGTCTTGTACGTAGACAAGACGTCCGCCTTGGAGGCGGTAAAAGACGACGCCTTCGCCAAGGTCGACCTTGAGCTTGCAAGGCCCGGCGAAAGCATAAGGATAATCCCGGTCAAGGACTGCATCCAACCGAGGGTGAAGTTATCGGGCGGAAAGGAATACTTTCCCGGCTTTTGTGCCCCCTTACAAAGGGCGGGTAGCGGTGCGACGCTCGTGCTTGACGGCGCTGCGGTCGTGACCTGCGGGTCCATCGTGGCCTTCCAGGAGGGCTTCATCGACATGAGCGGCCAGGGAGCACGCTACACGCCCTTTTCTGAGACCAACAACGTAGTCTTAGTCGTAGAGCCGACCGACGGCCTGGATAAGCACAAATACGAAGCCTCCCTGCGAACAGCGGGGTTAAAGCTGGCTGTCTATTTAGCCAAATGTTGCATGGACTCAAGGGCCGACGAAATAGAGACCTTTGATAAGGGCCCGATCGCCGAAGAAAATGCGAAATACCCGGGGCTTCCAAGAATTCTTTACGTATGCATGTCCATAGCCCAGGGGCTGCTTCACGATACCTACGTCTACGGAACGGACGTAAAGATGAGCTTTCCCTTCTTGCTTCACCCAAACGAGGTCTTAGACGGCGCCGTCGTGTCGGGAAACTGCGTCTCGGCCTGCGATAAAAACACGACCTATCACCACGTAGATAACCCAGTCGTGCGCGACCTGTACGAGCGCCACGGCAAGGACCTTAACTTCCTTGGCGTGGTGGTTTCGCCTGAAAGCACCGTCTTGGCGGGAAAGGAAAGAAACGCCAGGATGAGCGCTGCCATAGGAGCAGAGCTTGGCGCCAACGGGGCAGTCATAACCGAGGAAGGCTACGGCAACCCCGATACCGACCTTTGCCTTACGGCCAAATATTTCGAGGAAGCCGGCATCAGGACGGTCGTCATCTCAGACGAAGCAGCAGGTACGGACGGCAAAAGCCAGAGTTTGGCAGACGCGACGCCCGAGATGAATGCCTTTGTCTCGACGGGAAACGTGAATGAGATGATCGTCGTGCCGCCGATGGAAAAGGTGATCGGCGATCCTAAGGCCATAGCCCTGCTTTCGGGCGGTTCTGCCGAATCCTTGCGGGAAGACGGCTCCATGTACGTTGAGCTTCAGTCCGTCATCGGCTCAACAGTGGAAATTGGCTACAGCCGGGTCGGCTGCGAGTGGGTATAA
- a CDS encoding glycine/betaine/sarcosine/D-proline family reductase selenoprotein B, giving the protein MSYRVVCYINQFYGGRGGEEVADFRPELVEGPVGPGLELQRLFGDETRVIGTVICGDGYYAEHIEKARAECIKIVEDLKPDLFVAGPAFNAGRYGVACGDICAAVTRSLGIPSVTGMFPENPGVELYRAQTFIVKTENSARGMKQALASMARLGLKLLKGEPVGPAYEEGYIHRGIRKNFFKDKRGSLRAIDMLLQKIAGQEFRTEYEMPAFKKIPPAPPIKDLKRATIALVTSGGIVPRGNPDRLRVSSAESYAKYDISGLNNLTPDEFESIHGGYDRMWANLDPDVVVPLDVMRELEREGVFGKLHPYLYTTTGTGTSVANAERFGQEIGRELKEAGVDGVILTSTUGTCTRCGASITREIERVAQIPVAQIATIVPIMLTVGANRIVPGVAIPHPVGNPEAGPEEDKKTRRKLVLRALKALQADISEQTIFES; this is encoded by the coding sequence ATGTCTTACCGCGTGGTTTGCTACATAAACCAATTTTACGGAGGAAGGGGAGGAGAGGAAGTTGCCGATTTCAGACCTGAGCTCGTCGAAGGTCCCGTGGGGCCGGGGCTTGAGCTTCAAAGGTTGTTTGGCGACGAAACAAGGGTGATAGGCACCGTCATCTGCGGCGACGGCTACTACGCCGAACACATCGAAAAAGCCCGTGCCGAGTGCATAAAGATCGTCGAAGATCTAAAACCAGACCTTTTCGTGGCGGGCCCTGCCTTCAACGCCGGTCGCTACGGCGTGGCCTGTGGCGACATATGTGCCGCCGTAACGCGAAGCTTGGGCATACCTTCCGTCACGGGCATGTTTCCCGAAAACCCGGGCGTTGAGCTGTACCGTGCCCAAACGTTCATCGTTAAAACCGAGAACAGCGCCAGGGGCATGAAGCAGGCGTTGGCGAGCATGGCGCGCCTCGGCCTTAAGCTGTTAAAAGGCGAACCAGTCGGCCCCGCATATGAAGAAGGCTACATCCACCGCGGCATACGCAAGAACTTCTTCAAGGATAAAAGAGGATCGCTTCGGGCCATCGACATGCTGCTTCAAAAAATCGCAGGGCAAGAATTTCGCACGGAATATGAGATGCCCGCCTTTAAAAAGATCCCTCCGGCGCCTCCTATCAAGGACTTAAAGCGCGCAACCATAGCCCTGGTCACCTCGGGCGGGATCGTGCCGAGGGGCAACCCCGATAGGCTTCGCGTTTCCTCGGCCGAAAGTTATGCCAAATACGACATCTCGGGGCTGAATAACTTGACTCCCGACGAATTTGAGTCGATCCATGGAGGATATGACCGGATGTGGGCAAACTTGGACCCCGACGTGGTAGTGCCCTTAGATGTCATGAGGGAGCTTGAAAGGGAAGGGGTGTTTGGCAAACTTCATCCTTATTTATATACGACCACGGGAACGGGGACATCTGTAGCAAACGCCGAGCGATTTGGCCAAGAGATAGGCCGCGAACTGAAAGAAGCTGGCGTGGACGGCGTAATTTTGACCTCCACCTGAGGGACGTGCACCCGATGCGGCGCATCGATAACGAGGGAAATAGAAAGGGTGGCCCAAATCCCCGTTGCCCAGATCGCGACGATAGTGCCCATAATGCTTACCGTGGGGGCCAATCGGATCGTGCCGGGCGTTGCCATACCTCACCCTGTGGGCAACCCCGAGGCAGGCCCCGAGGAGGACAAAAAGACGAGACGCAAACTCGTGCTTCGGGCTTTAAAGGCCCTGCAGGCAGATATATCCGAACAGACAATATTTGAATCCTAA